From the Serratia nematodiphila DZ0503SBS1 genome, one window contains:
- the rseA gene encoding anti-sigma-E factor RseA → MQKEKLSALMDGESFDSELLSSLSQDRTLQQSWQSYHLIRDTLRGDVGQVMHLDIADRVAAALEKEPARLVPSAVQESQPQPHTWQKMPFWDKVRPWASQITQIGMAACVSLAVIVGVQHYNQPSATSNASESPAFTTLPIMGQASPVSLGVPADSFSTGSGQQQQVQEQRKRINAMLQDYELQRRLHSDQLQLEQGNPQQAAIQVPGTQSLGMQQQ, encoded by the coding sequence ATGCAGAAAGAAAAGCTTTCCGCTCTGATGGATGGTGAATCGTTCGACAGCGAGCTGTTGAGTTCTCTGTCGCAAGATCGAACGCTTCAACAAAGCTGGCAGAGCTATCACCTGATACGTGACACACTGCGAGGTGATGTCGGACAAGTGATGCATCTCGACATCGCCGATCGCGTCGCCGCTGCACTTGAGAAAGAACCCGCCCGGCTGGTGCCTTCCGCCGTTCAGGAATCTCAGCCGCAGCCTCACACCTGGCAGAAAATGCCGTTCTGGGACAAAGTGCGTCCTTGGGCGAGCCAGATTACGCAAATCGGCATGGCGGCCTGCGTGTCGCTGGCGGTGATCGTCGGCGTGCAGCACTACAACCAGCCTTCTGCGACATCGAACGCGTCCGAATCGCCGGCCTTCACCACGCTGCCGATCATGGGGCAGGCCTCGCCGGTCAGCCTGGGCGTTCCTGCCGACAGTTTCTCCACCGGCAGCGGCCAACAGCAGCAGGTGCAGGAACAGCGCAAGCGTATCAACGCCATGCTGCAGGACTATGAACTGCAACGTCGCCTGCATTCGGATCAGCTGCAGCTTGAGCAAGGCAACCCGCAACAGGCTGCCATTCAGGTTCCCGGAACTCAGTCTTTAGGAATGCAACAGCAGTAA
- the rseB gene encoding sigma-E factor regulatory protein RseB, with amino-acid sequence MKQIWFSVCLLTGSLLYSSIAPAQPTASGALLQQMSSASRSLNYELAYISVSKQGIESLRYRHAVIGNVPLGQLLHMDGPRREVLQRGGGISYFEPGLEPFTLTGDHIVDALPAIVYADFTRLAKYYDFISVGSTRIADRPCEVLRVVARDGSRYSYIVWMDEDTKLPLRVDLLDRDGETLEQYRVISFAVGAEVQGAMQGLLKANLPPLLSLPAVENVQLSWSTGWLPAGVDEVARNRRKLPNVAVPVESRLYSDGLFSFSVNVSPAGSGAGQQYYRQGRRTIQTEVRAGNEITIVGELPPATAKRIADSISFKVSP; translated from the coding sequence ATGAAGCAAATCTGGTTCTCCGTTTGTTTATTGACGGGCAGCCTGCTCTATTCCAGCATCGCCCCGGCGCAGCCAACTGCGTCCGGGGCGTTATTGCAACAGATGAGCAGCGCCAGCCGTTCTCTCAATTACGAGCTCGCCTACATCAGCGTCAGCAAGCAGGGAATCGAGTCGTTGCGCTATCGCCATGCGGTGATCGGCAACGTGCCGCTCGGCCAGCTGCTGCATATGGATGGCCCGCGCCGCGAAGTGTTGCAGCGCGGCGGCGGGATCAGCTACTTCGAACCCGGTCTGGAGCCGTTCACGCTCACTGGCGATCACATCGTCGATGCGCTGCCGGCGATCGTTTATGCCGATTTCACCCGTCTGGCGAAGTATTACGACTTCATCTCCGTGGGCAGCACCCGCATCGCCGATCGGCCGTGTGAAGTGCTGCGCGTGGTGGCGCGCGACGGTTCCCGCTACAGCTACATCGTCTGGATGGACGAAGACACCAAGCTGCCGCTGCGGGTGGATCTGCTCGATCGCGACGGCGAAACGCTGGAGCAATATCGGGTGATCTCCTTTGCGGTCGGCGCCGAGGTGCAGGGCGCGATGCAGGGGCTGCTCAAGGCCAACCTGCCGCCGCTGCTGTCGCTGCCGGCGGTGGAAAACGTCCAGCTCAGCTGGAGCACCGGCTGGCTGCCGGCCGGCGTGGACGAGGTGGCGCGCAATCGCCGCAAATTGCCGAACGTCGCCGTGCCGGTGGAATCCCGGCTCTACAGCGACGGCCTGTTCAGCTTCTCGGTCAACGTCAGCCCGGCGGGCAGCGGCGCCGGGCAGCAGTACTACCGTCAGGGGCGCCGCACCATTCAGACCGAAGTGCGCGCGGGCAACGAAATCACGATTGTGGGCGAATTGCCGCCGGCGACGGCCAAGCGCATCGCCGACAGCATTTCTTTCAAGGTATCGCCGTAA